GCTACATTATTGCCAATTACATATTATAAAAAACTGCTTTCCACGGGAAAAGAAGATTATGCAATCTATGCAGAATCCCCATTTGATGTAGAGCATCGCCTGCTAATGGTTGGAGGAGATGTAAGTACAAAGTACACACGGAGAAATGAAGAGATGTATCAGAGATATGCCAGGTATCTGTGGAAGCTTGCAAATGGAAAGAAAGGGAACTATCTGGTATTCTTTCCGTCTTATCGTTTTCTGGAAGATGTCTATGAAGCTTTTGAAAAGATTCAGGAAAAGGAAGAGTTAGAAGCCTTCCCGGCTTTGGGTCATCGAATTACTTGTGTGACACAATCCCAGTCTATGTCAGAAAAGGGCAGGGAGGAATTTTTGAATACATTTGAAGAGGAAAGAAAGGAAAGCCTGCTTGGATTTTGTGTCATGGGTGGTATCTTTTCAGAAGGAATTGATTTGACGGAGGATAAGCTGATCGGGGCCGTGATTGTAGGAACAGGACTGCCACAGGTTTGTCGAGAACGGGAGATTTTAAAGGATTATTTCGATCAGCACGGGCAGAGGGGATTTGACTATGCTTATCTGTATCCGGGAATGAATAAGGTACTTCAGGCAGCCGGACGTGTCATAAGAACAGACGAGGACAGAGGAGTGATATTGTTGCTGGATGATCGCTTTTTCGACAGGCGGTATCAGGAGACTTTTCCAAGAGAATGGGAAAACCAAAGAAGCTGCAGCCTTGGAAATATGGCAGAGCAGATAGAAGAGTTCTGGAAAAAAGAAAAGGAAGAAGCACAGACCGTCCGGAGAAAAGAATAAATATTGATGCATTGTTTTTCTTGCGTCAGGCGGTCTGTGATTTTGCAGATTCATATATATCAGCTGGGTGATGACTCCAACCTCTATAGGTGGTGAGAAACAAGCTGGTATCAGTGGTGGGAGTCAATCCCCCAGCTGATATAGCCTCCGGCAGGGCGCACATTGTCCGGTGGACAATGGTTTTGCGCCGACCGAAACGGAGTGTAGACTTGCAGAGGTGCGCAGTAGAAGTATGTCATGCAATTGCATGACGCGCACCTCGCAGCAAGAATGCCGAGGCATTCTTGAACTGGTCTATGTTGTGAATAATGCTGTTGCTGTATAACGATTATGCCAGATTTAATTTACGGTTCAGACGATAATAAGTAATAATATAAAGAATCACACTCCATATAATCATCAAAGCCAGAGAGATTCCCAAAAGACTGAGCATATACTGAGATGGTGTAGACATATAAAGTGTTGTACTTGTTCCAATCGTTACAGCCTGGGTGTTTAGCAGTCCAAGTGGGATAAAAATCAAAAAACAGCTAATGCTTTCTACAAATGTAACGATAAAGTACATGGCAACAGCGCCAAAGACGCGATGACCGGTAAATATCTGTCCCAGAGAGATGCAGGCGTAATATAATATAACATTTGCAACTGTTCCGGCTATCATGAAAAAGATGTAAAAGGCAATTGATCCAAAGACTCCAAGATGGGATCCCAAACCGAAAATTTCCATTAGGAGAGCTTTATTGCCGGAGAGAGAATCTTTTACATATGGCACCCAGGCAGCAATGTATATAGCGGCAAAGAGTCCAATTATGTCGATTATGCACCAGATTGTTCCTGCAATGACTTTTGCAATCAGGAGAGTTCCCTTTTTGACCGGCAGGGTGTGGGTCAGATATCCTTCGTCAGAGTATGTACTCTTATAAAAATGCACAGCAATGATAATTGAGGTTGCAAAAGCAACACAGGTAAGCAGGATAATACCAAAAGAAACAGTCAATCCAAGAATTAAGAAGTAAGTATTACCCAAGTTATGAACATTGTTGGCTGTAAGTCTGCCTGTGATCAGTATACGGATAAAAAATGCGTATATAAGCAGAAATGCATGAATGATGATTAAAAAACGATTCATGGCTTTCATATCGTATTTGATGATTTTTCCTAACATTTGAATACCTCCCGGAATAATGCGTCAACAGATTTCTTTTGTTCTGACCGGATATCATCGACGGTTGCATTTAATACAAGTTCACCGTTCTGGATAAAGAGTACGCGGTCTAAAATATTTTCAATATCGGAAATCAGATGTGTTGAGATCAAAATCGTTGCATGTTCATTGTAATTACTTAAAATCGTGTGTAAGATGTAATCTCTGGCAGCAGGGTCAACACCTCCGATCGGTTCATCAAGTATATATAGTTTGGCGTCACGGCTCATAACAAGAATCAGTGCTACTTTTTCCTGATTTCCTTTGGAAAGAGTTTTCAAACGTGCTGTCTGATCTATGTTCAGGTCCTTCAGCATCGAAGTGGCTCGGATTTTGGAAAAATCTTCATAAAAGTCAGCAAAGTAAGAAACCAGATCTTGGATTTTCATGGAACCGTCCAGATAACTGTGGTCTGGGAGATAGGACACGATATTCTTGCTGTGGACACCAGGAAGTTCTCCGTCGATAAGAACAGTCCCTTCTGTCGGTGTTAAGAGGTCGTTGATCAGTTTGATCAGTGTAGTTTTCCCGCTACCGTTTGGACCAAGCAGTCCGATGATCTGACCATGGTTCAGTGTCAGGTTCAGATTGTGGAGAGCGTAGGCACTTTTATTGTACTTTTTGGAAAGCCCTTTACATTCTAAAATGGGTTTCATATTATTTTTCCTCCTTCATTGTATCTTGAACCAGTTCCAGGATTTCCGGTCTGGTAAATCCAAGATGTTCCATTGATTTTAAAAATTCACGGATATGCTCGGTGGCAGTCTCTGTTTTTAATTGTTTTATCATTGTTTCGTCCTCCGTAATAAATCGTCCGCTTGTACGGCGGGAGTGTACCAGACCAATTCTCTCCAGTTCGGAAAGTGCTTTTTGCATTGTGTTAGGATTTACGGATGCTTCCATAGCAAGTTCGCGAACAGAAGGAAGTTTGTCCCCGGGTTTATAGCTGCCGGAGATAATATCATGCTGAATTCGTTCCATGAGCTGAAGATAAATGGGACGGTCACTATCTAAATTCCATGGCATATTATGTACTCCTTTCACTTTGTATTATTGTACTATCTGAGCAATACAATAATACAGATACACGCAAGTGTCAAGTACAATTTCAAAAAAATGATTCATTTAAATATTAGTGGGCATTTTACAAGAATCTGTCAGTAGAGTTTGCTGGAAATGAGTAACAAAAAAGCAGCAAACCTTTAAAGATTTACTGCTCAGATATCTATTTGTTTAAATTTAAAGTAGTACTGACTGATTGTAATAGTAACTTAATGTTCATTTTCTGCAATAATATTATCCGGAAAATTCTTATCGAACTGGCTGGCTCTTAACATTGCAATCTCATATTTGTATGGTGCGTAAGATTTCTTCTCTTTTGTTGGAGAAGGAATATATGGAGTTTCAAGGATTTTCGGAATTTGTTCAAAATCCGGGTGGTGTACGATATAGGAGAGGGCATCAAATCCAATCTCTCCGGTGCCGAGATTGGCATGCCTGTCTTTCTTTGCACCACACACATTTTTACTGTCGTTAATATGAAAGACCGCAATCTGATCTTTACCGATCAAATGATCAAACTCGTCGATCACACCGTCGAAATTACCACGGATATCATAACCACTGTCGTGAGTGTGGCAGGTATCAAAACAGACACGCAGTTTGTCGCTGTAGACTACGCCGTCATAGATTGCTGCAAGTTCTTCAAAAGACCGGCCAAGTTCCGATCCTTTTCCCGCCATGGTTTCCAGTGCAATATGAAGAGGTGTGTCTTTTGTCAAGACTTCATTGAGCCCCTTTATGACCTGTTGAAGTCCGGTTTCAACTCCGGCACCGACGTGGGCACCAGGATGCAGAATCAGAGTCTGGCTTTTGCAGGCGGCCGCGCGGTCAATTTCTTTTGCCAGAAATTCCACGGCCAGTTCATATGTCTCAGGTTTTACGGTATTACCAAGATTGATAATATAAGGAGCGTGAACGACGATATCTGAAATATTTTTTTCGTTCATATAGTTCCAGGCGGCATCAATATTGAGTTCAGAAATATCTTTTCTTTTGGTGTTTTGTGGTGCTCCGGTATAGAACATAAATGTATTTGCTCCATAGGATTCAGCTTCTTTTGCAGAACCAAGGAGCATGCTTTTTCCGCTCATGCTGACATGAGATCCAAGTTTTAAATTCATAGATGTAACCTAACCTTTAATTTAATATAAAATGTGTCTGTCAGACAAGTTATCGCTGCTTAAATTTATCCTTGCCCTGTTTACAGATTGGACAAACAAATGTGTCTGGAAGTTCTTCAAATGGAATATCACCATCATAGACATATCCGCAGATACTACACACCCATTTGCCATTTCCGGAGGAATTACTGGAGGTGATTGAAGAATCAGAAGAAGCAGAATCTACCGTATCCAGATCTTCCGGCTGGTAAGTCGGTGCATTTTTCGGACTCTTGCCTTTGATGATATTGTGATAGTATGCATAGGTCATAGGTGTTTCCTGATTCAACATATCACAGTCAATGATTTCCCCAAGAAAGACTGTGTGGGTATTTGTTTCCATTTTATCGATGACCTTACAGACAAGATAACCGCATGCATCATCGACAACGGCAATATTATGCTTTGTAATAAAAGGAACATTCATAAATTTGTCCACATCTCTGGAAGACTGAAATCCAAGCTGGCTGATGATATTGGGGTCAGTCTTTTCAGAAAGTATGGAAACTGCGAACATTCCACTTTTTTCAATGCATTCATGCGTATAATTATCATGATTCATACTGACAGCTAAAGTTGCAGGAGAAGAAGTAATCTGCATAATACTGTTGGCAATGCAGCCGGACATACGATTCTCCCCAAGTGCCGAAACGGCATATACACCATAAGATAAATTTCGAAGTACTTTTTTGTTCATAGGTAACCTCCCATCTATTAAATTGCATAATAACAGTAATTATTACTATTATAATAGCATGGATTTGCTGGAATAGCAACCAGACTTTCTAAAAAAGCGTTGAAAATCTTGTGTGTGAAAAGAATTAAGGTTGTTGGCTTTATTTTCTTGTGCTAAAATACAATGTGACATATTTTGTAAATGAAAAATTACGATAAATAAGAGGTAGAGAGCATGAAGAGAATATCAGATTTTATAGCGGAAGAACTGGCAGCAGCTTTCGAAGCAGCAGGATATGACAGGAATTATGCAAAAGTAACATTGTCGAACCGCCCGGATCTTTGCGAGTATCAGTGTAATGGTGCTATGGCAGGAGCAAAAGCTTATCATA
The sequence above is drawn from the Dorea formicigenerans genome and encodes:
- a CDS encoding ABC transporter ATP-binding protein, with protein sequence MKPILECKGLSKKYNKSAYALHNLNLTLNHGQIIGLLGPNGSGKTTLIKLINDLLTPTEGTVLIDGELPGVHSKNIVSYLPDHSYLDGSMKIQDLVSYFADFYEDFSKIRATSMLKDLNIDQTARLKTLSKGNQEKVALILVMSRDAKLYILDEPIGGVDPAARDYILHTILSNYNEHATILISTHLISDIENILDRVLFIQNGELVLNATVDDIRSEQKKSVDALFREVFKC
- a CDS encoding GntR family transcriptional regulator is translated as MPWNLDSDRPIYLQLMERIQHDIISGSYKPGDKLPSVRELAMEASVNPNTMQKALSELERIGLVHSRRTSGRFITEDETMIKQLKTETATEHIREFLKSMEHLGFTRPEILELVQDTMKEEK
- a CDS encoding deoxyribonuclease IV, with protein sequence MNLKLGSHVSMSGKSMLLGSAKEAESYGANTFMFYTGAPQNTKRKDISELNIDAAWNYMNEKNISDIVVHAPYIINLGNTVKPETYELAVEFLAKEIDRAAACKSQTLILHPGAHVGAGVETGLQQVIKGLNEVLTKDTPLHIALETMAGKGSELGRSFEELAAIYDGVVYSDKLRVCFDTCHTHDSGYDIRGNFDGVIDEFDHLIGKDQIAVFHINDSKNVCGAKKDRHANLGTGEIGFDALSYIVHHPDFEQIPKILETPYIPSPTKEKKSYAPYKYEIAMLRASQFDKNFPDNIIAENEH
- a CDS encoding flavin reductase encodes the protein MNKKVLRNLSYGVYAVSALGENRMSGCIANSIMQITSSPATLAVSMNHDNYTHECIEKSGMFAVSILSEKTDPNIISQLGFQSSRDVDKFMNVPFITKHNIAVVDDACGYLVCKVIDKMETNTHTVFLGEIIDCDMLNQETPMTYAYYHNIIKGKSPKNAPTYQPEDLDTVDSASSDSSITSSNSSGNGKWVCSICGYVYDGDIPFEELPDTFVCPICKQGKDKFKQR